Proteins encoded within one genomic window of Salipaludibacillus agaradhaerens:
- a CDS encoding BMP family lipoprotein — MKKRFMMLVSSALAAGAILAGCGEGNDDTTPVNDGADNGNEVTENDGNNEAAGDGEGFSAKMVTDVGGVDDRSFNESAWAGLTMFGEDYPDVEVDYIQSSDASDYAPNLNRLAREGTDLSFAIGFLMLDDIRTVAEQSPDQNFALVDDVVRDENDELVENIANLTFAEHEGSFLVGVVAAMHTETDHIGFIGGVESPLIKKFESGFKAGVKYVNPDIEISVQYAQDFNDASRGQQIADTMYGNGADIIYHAAGGTGNGLFTEAIDRAQNGENVWAIGVDQDQALTEGEWAEGNVILTSMVKRVDQAVYQVAEDTMNGNFPGGEILEFGLEDDGVGIAETRDNVSEEAIEAVEEYEAMILNGEIEVPQTDEEYDEFEDSL; from the coding sequence ATGAAAAAGCGTTTTATGATGCTGGTGTCTTCTGCACTAGCTGCAGGTGCTATTTTAGCTGGCTGTGGCGAAGGTAATGATGACACTACTCCGGTTAATGACGGAGCGGATAATGGTAATGAAGTAACTGAAAATGACGGTAATAACGAAGCTGCGGGCGATGGTGAAGGTTTTTCCGCTAAAATGGTTACCGACGTTGGAGGTGTTGATGACCGCTCATTTAACGAATCTGCGTGGGCAGGGCTAACAATGTTCGGTGAAGATTATCCAGACGTAGAAGTTGATTACATTCAATCTAGTGACGCCTCTGATTATGCGCCTAACTTAAATCGACTTGCTAGAGAAGGTACTGACTTATCATTTGCCATTGGATTTTTAATGCTTGATGATATTCGTACGGTTGCAGAACAGAGCCCTGATCAAAATTTTGCTCTTGTAGATGATGTTGTAAGAGATGAAAATGATGAACTTGTAGAAAATATTGCTAACTTGACATTTGCAGAGCATGAAGGGTCTTTCCTAGTAGGTGTTGTTGCTGCTATGCATACTGAAACTGACCATATTGGTTTCATTGGTGGCGTGGAAAGCCCACTAATTAAAAAATTCGAAAGCGGCTTTAAAGCTGGTGTAAAATATGTAAATCCTGATATTGAAATTTCTGTTCAATATGCACAAGATTTCAATGATGCTTCTCGCGGTCAGCAAATAGCAGATACAATGTATGGTAATGGTGCTGATATTATTTATCATGCTGCTGGTGGTACTGGGAATGGCTTGTTCACAGAAGCAATTGATCGTGCTCAAAACGGTGAAAATGTTTGGGCCATTGGTGTTGACCAAGATCAAGCGTTAACAGAAGGTGAGTGGGCTGAAGGAAACGTCATTTTAACCTCAATGGTTAAACGTGTAGACCAAGCTGTTTATCAAGTCGCTGAAGATACAATGAATGGTAATTTCCCTGGTGGAGAAATACTTGAATTTGGTCTAGAAGATGACGGTGTAGGCATTGCAGAAACACGTGATAACGTATCTGAAGAAGCGATTGAAGCAGTTGAAGAATATGAGGCAATGATTTTGAATGGTGAGATCGAAGTGCCTCAAACTGATGAAGAATATGATGAGTTTGAAGATTCCCTTTAA
- a CDS encoding ethanolamine utilization protein EutH gives MWINTAIIWMLIFFMIIGIGDKALGNKRGYGKAFDEGFQTMGPLAIVMVGMITVAPILAEGLRPLLTPAFLWLGADPAMFSGMILAVDMGGYPLAFELASSQEAAKFSGIILATMLGPTFVFTVPVALGLISNKHYPLLARGIMLGLIPVPVGAFLGGLLAGFSPAFIGQQLIPVFIFTGIVIVGLLLIEDIMIWCFVFIGKVMMLLVTSVLVVVAIQELAGVTLIRGLTPFAESMEIVGLIVLALGGAFPFVHFLQRRVIPICSNIIDKSRIEAGTWIGLIASLAHSIPMYKKLDDLDNRGKLMNIAFSVSGAFVFGGHLAFTAAVEPTLVFPMIIGKLSAGILAVILAYMLSARLLR, from the coding sequence ATGTGGATTAATACGGCTATTATTTGGATGTTGATTTTTTTCATGATTATTGGAATTGGTGATAAAGCATTAGGAAACAAGCGAGGTTACGGGAAAGCGTTTGATGAAGGGTTTCAGACGATGGGGCCGTTAGCTATTGTTATGGTTGGTATGATTACAGTAGCGCCAATTTTAGCTGAGGGACTAAGACCATTGCTAACACCAGCATTCCTCTGGTTAGGAGCAGACCCAGCCATGTTCTCAGGAATGATTTTAGCTGTAGATATGGGGGGCTATCCATTGGCATTTGAGTTGGCATCTTCCCAAGAAGCGGCAAAATTTTCAGGCATAATACTTGCTACAATGCTTGGGCCGACGTTTGTTTTTACTGTTCCTGTCGCTTTAGGTTTAATTAGCAACAAACATTATCCTCTTTTAGCAAGAGGAATTATGCTTGGATTAATACCTGTACCAGTTGGGGCCTTCCTTGGTGGATTACTAGCAGGCTTTTCTCCTGCTTTTATTGGGCAACAGCTCATCCCGGTCTTCATTTTTACTGGTATTGTAATAGTTGGACTTCTTTTGATAGAAGACATCATGATATGGTGCTTTGTTTTTATTGGTAAAGTGATGATGTTACTCGTCACCTCGGTTCTTGTTGTCGTGGCAATTCAAGAACTTGCAGGTGTTACTTTAATAAGGGGATTAACCCCATTTGCAGAGTCGATGGAAATTGTCGGATTGATCGTCCTTGCTTTAGGTGGTGCTTTTCCATTCGTACACTTTCTTCAACGAAGAGTGATTCCCATTTGTTCAAACATCATTGATAAAAGCAGAATCGAGGCAGGAACATGGATTGGTCTCATTGCATCTTTAGCCCATAGCATCCCCATGTATAAAAAACTTGATGATCTTGATAATCGAGGCAAATTAATGAATATTGCTTTTTCTGTCAGCGGTGCATTTGTTTTTGGTGGCCACTTAGCTTTCACCGCAGCTGTTGAGCCGACTTTAGTATTTCCTATGATCATCGGTAAATTATCTGCGGGTATATTAGCTGTTATTCTTGCCTACATGTTATCAGCTAGATTACTTCGTTGA
- a CDS encoding PAS domain-containing sensor histidine kinase, whose protein sequence is MRTHNNNIESLLGKGVNATDLVASFSKTMDLLSDGVMYLDGNWRFLYINEAAEAHMSIKREEMLGKELWEELPELVRTFFYEAFHHALMKETSVEFDEYYSANDTWFHVQAFPKNGGLLVIFQDITQKHLAMEVVEESYRTLFQKHPEAVCSIDMDGNILAINSAFKNLFPLDEKLFLGSHYKEFVPKNKLKSVEFLFNYAINGKPQAMEINFSEDVNHPFHLLITTLPIIVQSNIIGVYGIIKDITSERDSLEKYFEVSKMNELILESVEEGIAGLDKDFNVVMWNHAAEKMTGYTKDELTTEAFLQLFMKNADNHLTIGEENVPSIDKLSKETVIRESEVSIFHKDGTPIIVEFVLTPMVVADKVVGMVCTFRDITEKKKSEELLYQSEKLSAVGQLAAGIAHEIRNPLTSLKGFLQLIEMSGQGKKEYFDIMNSEFKRIEQILNELLIMSKPQKLEKDACLLNSLIEHIVTLLNTQAIIKNIYIEIEEMDKNLFIYCISNQIKQVFMNFIKNAIEAMDKGKIIVRLKKDRSYAIVEVIDEGHGIPKSLLERVGEPFFTTKEKGTGLGLMVSFQIIEDHGGDIQLESKEGKGTKFTVRLPLHEENGP, encoded by the coding sequence ATGAGAACTCATAATAATAATATCGAGTCACTTTTAGGCAAAGGAGTTAATGCAACCGATCTCGTTGCTTCTTTCTCTAAGACGATGGACCTTCTTTCTGATGGGGTCATGTACCTGGATGGAAATTGGAGATTCTTGTACATAAATGAAGCTGCTGAAGCACATATGAGTATTAAGAGAGAGGAAATGCTCGGGAAGGAATTATGGGAGGAACTTCCTGAATTAGTGAGAACGTTCTTCTATGAAGCCTTTCATCATGCCCTCATGAAGGAAACCTCTGTGGAGTTTGATGAATATTATTCAGCCAATGATACGTGGTTTCATGTACAGGCTTTTCCGAAAAATGGGGGTCTATTAGTCATCTTTCAAGATATTACACAAAAGCATTTAGCGATGGAAGTGGTCGAAGAAAGCTATAGAACCCTTTTTCAAAAACATCCAGAAGCTGTCTGCTCTATTGATATGGACGGAAATATTTTAGCGATTAATTCAGCATTTAAAAACTTATTTCCTTTAGATGAAAAGTTATTTTTAGGTAGTCATTATAAAGAATTTGTCCCTAAGAACAAGTTGAAAAGTGTCGAATTTTTATTTAACTATGCTATTAATGGAAAGCCACAAGCAATGGAAATAAACTTCTCTGAAGACGTCAATCATCCGTTTCATTTACTCATTACAACTCTTCCAATCATTGTTCAATCCAATATTATTGGTGTTTACGGTATTATTAAAGATATTACGTCAGAGCGTGATAGTCTTGAAAAATATTTCGAAGTGTCAAAGATGAATGAACTCATCCTTGAATCTGTTGAAGAAGGTATTGCAGGTCTAGATAAAGATTTCAATGTTGTCATGTGGAATCATGCTGCGGAAAAGATGACGGGCTATACGAAAGATGAATTAACAACAGAGGCTTTCCTACAACTGTTTATGAAAAACGCGGATAATCATCTAACAATTGGTGAAGAAAACGTTCCCTCTATCGATAAACTATCTAAGGAGACCGTCATTCGAGAAAGTGAAGTGTCCATCTTCCATAAAGATGGTACTCCCATCATTGTTGAATTTGTTTTGACACCAATGGTCGTAGCGGATAAGGTAGTCGGCATGGTTTGTACATTTAGAGATATTACTGAAAAGAAAAAATCAGAGGAACTGCTCTATCAATCAGAGAAACTTTCGGCTGTTGGCCAATTGGCTGCAGGGATTGCTCATGAAATTAGAAATCCACTTACGTCACTAAAAGGCTTTCTTCAACTTATAGAAATGAGCGGACAAGGTAAAAAAGAATATTTTGATATCATGAATTCTGAATTTAAACGAATAGAGCAAATATTAAATGAACTACTTATTATGTCAAAGCCGCAAAAGCTTGAGAAAGATGCTTGTTTATTAAATTCACTTATCGAGCACATTGTCACGTTACTTAATACTCAGGCAATTATAAAAAATATCTATATTGAAATTGAAGAAATGGATAAAAATTTATTCATTTATTGTATAAGCAATCAAATAAAACAGGTATTTATGAATTTTATTAAAAATGCCATTGAAGCGATGGACAAAGGGAAAATTATTGTCCGTTTGAAAAAAGACCGTTCCTATGCCATCGTTGAAGTAATTGATGAAGGGCACGGTATCCCTAAATCGTTGTTAGAACGAGTAGGAGAACCTTTTTTTACGACGAAAGAAAAAGGAACCGGTTTAGGTTTAATGGTCTCGTTTCAAATAATTGAAGATCATGGAGGAGACATCCAGTTGGAAAGTAAAGAAGGAAAAGGGACTAAATTCACGGTAAGGCTTCCGCTTCATGAAGAAAATGGGCCTTAG
- a CDS encoding manganese catalase family protein has protein sequence MFKRIDKLQIELPMPKNPDPNGAAAVQELLGGKYGEMSTLNNYMFQSFNFRQKNKYRPFYDLIASITAEEFGHVELVSNTINLMITGTTFPGDPDVTPMRNAKDKRNSHHFIQTAQTSIPSDSMGRPWSGDYVFNSGNLVLDLLHNFFLECGARTHKMRVYEMTDNPVAREMTGYLLVRGGVHILAYAKALEVITGVDVKKMLPIPNLDNRQFETARKFEDMGSQRKLYTFSDNDYKEIRKIWKGEHPDGGPLEVIQGTPEGGPIPDLEEVPEEFAPGITEEMFQEIAKRLQRSAGL, from the coding sequence TTGTTCAAACGAATAGATAAACTCCAAATTGAACTGCCAATGCCGAAAAACCCAGACCCAAACGGGGCAGCAGCGGTACAGGAATTATTAGGTGGAAAATATGGTGAGATGTCCACTTTAAATAATTATATGTTCCAATCGTTTAATTTTAGGCAAAAGAATAAATATCGTCCTTTTTACGATTTAATTGCCAGCATAACAGCAGAAGAATTTGGTCACGTAGAGCTCGTTTCAAATACGATTAACTTAATGATCACAGGGACAACTTTCCCGGGTGATCCTGATGTGACACCAATGAGAAATGCAAAAGATAAACGGAACTCACACCATTTTATTCAGACAGCACAAACATCAATACCGAGTGATTCGATGGGGCGACCGTGGTCTGGAGATTATGTTTTTAACAGTGGTAACCTTGTATTAGACTTACTTCACAACTTTTTCCTTGAATGTGGTGCACGCACCCATAAAATGCGTGTTTATGAAATGACAGATAATCCAGTAGCACGGGAAATGACTGGTTATTTACTCGTCAGAGGTGGCGTTCACATCCTTGCTTACGCTAAAGCGCTTGAAGTTATTACAGGAGTAGATGTGAAAAAAATGCTCCCTATCCCAAACTTAGATAATCGTCAATTCGAGACAGCGAGAAAATTTGAGGATATGGGCTCACAACGAAAACTATACACGTTTAGTGATAATGATTATAAAGAAATTCGCAAAATCTGGAAAGGTGAACACCCAGATGGCGGACCTCTTGAGGTTATTCAAGGGACGCCTGAGGGAGGACCTATTCCAGATTTAGAAGAGGTTCCTGAAGAATTTGCTCCAGGGATAACAGAGGAGATGTTTCAAGAAATTGCTAAGCGTCTCCAGAGATCGGCTGGACTTTAA
- the sfsA gene encoding DNA/RNA nuclease SfsA produces MSSVFIPYSSSIIRAIFIDRPNRFLIRCQILESGDIIEAYLPDSGRLKELLIQGAELYLLPNSDPRRKTKFSAVCVKDSTSDNWVSINATLPNKLTGLALEQQQLSDFTNWRYLRSEYTKGRSRWDHLLQKDDEYMVVEVKGVTLVNRNGTGFFPDAVTARGTKHVLELAEISKELGWRAAILFVSQRSDIKELQPAAEIDPDFTNALLIAEQAGVVLSACRCHVTPNGVRLLDHVPVELNIDAY; encoded by the coding sequence TTGTCAAGCGTTTTTATTCCGTACTCATCTTCAATAATAAGAGCCATATTCATCGACAGACCAAACCGCTTTTTAATAAGGTGTCAAATATTAGAGAGTGGCGACATTATCGAGGCGTACTTACCAGATTCTGGTCGATTAAAAGAACTGCTTATTCAAGGTGCGGAGCTGTATTTACTTCCTAATAGCGACCCAAGACGTAAGACGAAATTTTCAGCGGTGTGTGTGAAGGATTCGACTAGCGACAATTGGGTATCCATTAATGCCACATTGCCGAATAAGCTGACGGGTCTCGCCCTTGAACAACAACAATTGTCCGATTTTACCAACTGGAGATATTTACGCAGTGAGTATACAAAAGGAAGGTCAAGGTGGGATCACCTTCTCCAAAAAGATGATGAATACATGGTTGTAGAAGTGAAGGGTGTGACACTTGTTAATCGGAATGGCACAGGCTTTTTCCCTGACGCTGTAACAGCTAGAGGAACAAAGCATGTACTAGAACTGGCCGAAATTTCCAAAGAACTAGGATGGCGTGCAGCTATTTTATTTGTATCCCAGCGCAGTGATATTAAAGAGCTTCAGCCTGCGGCTGAGATAGATCCAGACTTTACGAATGCTCTTTTAATAGCAGAGCAGGCGGGAGTGGTCCTCAGTGCTTGCCGGTGTCATGTTACTCCTAACGGTGTACGTCTTCTAGATCACGTTCCAGTGGAACTTAATATAGACGCGTATTAG
- a CDS encoding YbjQ family protein, which translates to MIMVNTETVAGRTIVQALGIVSGNTVQAKHVGKDIVGGLRGLVGGKMKEYEEMFNEAREIAEKEMLSKADSLGADAIVNVRYSSSSIMSGTSEVLVYGTAVKLE; encoded by the coding sequence ATGATCATGGTTAATACAGAAACAGTAGCAGGCAGAACGATTGTTCAAGCACTTGGCATTGTATCAGGAAATACAGTACAGGCGAAACACGTAGGGAAGGACATTGTTGGGGGATTACGTGGACTTGTGGGAGGTAAAATGAAGGAATATGAAGAAATGTTTAATGAAGCACGGGAAATTGCAGAAAAAGAAATGCTCTCTAAAGCAGACTCACTTGGAGCAGATGCGATTGTAAATGTGAGATATTCCTCATCTTCAATCATGTCAGGAACGTCAGAAGTTCTTGTCTATGGAACAGCAGTCAAGCTTGAGTAA
- a CDS encoding anti-repressor SinI family protein — translation MLTIKREEQHDQEWVALIQAAKELGLTPEEVRSFLKEKQK, via the coding sequence ATGCTCACTATTAAAAGAGAAGAACAACATGACCAAGAATGGGTGGCACTGATTCAGGCTGCGAAAGAACTAGGGCTGACACCAGAAGAAGTGCGATCCTTTTTGAAGGAAAAGCAAAAATAG